The DNA window CCAGCGGTCATGTCAGCGCCGCCCTGCTGATGAGCGGCGTGTTCATTTTTCTTGCCTGGCGCTCCGACTGGAGGCCCTGGCTGCGACACGGCGGAACCGGGCTGTGCGTCGTCCTGTCGGCCCTGATCGTCTGGCAGCGCGTCTACTTCGGCCACCACTGGCTGCTTGATGTGGTCGGGACGGTGCTGCTCGGCGGCGCCTGGCTCAGCTTCGGCCTCTCGCGGCCGGCCCGGCTTCCCATTTCCCGCTCGGCCCTGGTCTGGAGTGTGGGACTGCTGGCCTGCTATCCGATCGTCCTGCTCTTTCCCCACACCAACCTGAGCCTACCCTCGGCGCGGACAGCCGAGACCGCCGCAGTGGCCCGGATTTCCTTTGGCGTGGCCAAGCAACACGTCGGCTTGGCCGGCGCCTGGGGCGCTCGGGGGCGCGAGCCGGCCGGGCCGATTACCTGGATGAAACGCGGTGAGGCCGGGCTGAGCCTGTCCCTGCCCCAGCCCGGCACCTATCTGCTGCGTTTTGCCGCCCGCCCCTTTGTCCACGCCCGGACCGAAACGTGTTACCCGCTGAGCGTCCTGATTAACGGTCAACTGGTCGGCCGCCAGCTGCTGTACCGGGGCTGGCGCGAGTATGAGCTGTGGCTGGACCCGGCGTGGGTCGTGGCCGGCGAGAACGAGCTGGTGTTTCGGGTCGGACCGGATTTTCCGCCGGCCGGTCCCGAACAGCAAACCGTGGCGTTTCGCTCAGTGCGGATAGCACACCCCTGAGCGCAGCGCCTAGAAGACGATTTTGACCGTCGGGATGCTCTTGAGGGCGGAGAAGATCACGTTCCGCTCTTCCTCGCTGTGGACCTGGAGGGAGAAATGGAAGGACGTGTACTTGCCCGTTCTGCTGCGGTTTGACTCGCTCAGGTGATAGTCGCAGTGCTCGAACAGGGTCGGGACGGTATCCAGGATACGCTGTCGGTCAGCTCCGATGATTTTGTAATACCACTGGCACGGATACCGGATTTCTGGCTTCACATGATTCCCTTTGTTTGCAAACCGCTCTCATCTTCAGACAGACGTGCGTGCCGCCTTAACGCGGCACGCCGTCCCGCTCTTAATATCCGCCAAAGCCCATATCCGTGGTTGCCTGCGCTTCGGGGTCGGTGCACACATTGACCAGGGCCGGCTTGCCGCTGGCAATGGCGCGCTCGATTGCGGCGCGGATGTCGTCCGGGTTCTCGACAAACTCGCCGTGACCGCCCAGCGCCTCGACGACTTTATCGTAGCGCTGGTGGCCGAGTTCACGCCCGACATTGCCCATGCCCAGGCCACTGGCCGTCGCCCGACCGGTCTGGCGCGAGGTAAAGCCGGCATTGTTCGACACGACCACGACAATCGGCAGATTGTGACGGATGGCCGAGTCCATTTCCATGCCGTTCCAGCCAAACGCCCCATCCCCGGACAAGACCAGGACCGGCTTGTCCGGCTGAGCCGCCTTGGCGCCAATCCCGAATGGGACGCCAACGCCCATACAGCCGTGCGGGCCGGCGTTCAGGCTCGTCCCGATGTCGTAAATGGGAATAGACTGGCGGGCAAAGTTGAGGATTTCGTGTCCGTCCACCACCAGGATCGTATCGCGGCTGATGACCTCGCGCACTTCCTGGCACAGACGCAGCGGATGCACGGGCACGGCGTCGGAGTGCAGCAGCGGCGCCGAGCGTTCTTCGTTTGAGTGCTGCTTGGCCGACAGTTGGGCGACCCAGGCCGTCTCCTGCGTCCCGTCGAATTTTCCGGCCGCCTCTTCGATCAACTGCTGGAGCACCAGCTTGGCGTCACCAATAATCCCCACCTCAACACCCCGGTTATGGCCGATGGAGCGTCCGTCCAGATTGACATTGATGAACTTGGCCTCGGCCGAAAACCGTGGCGCCCGCAGAAAGGACAGCATGGAGTTGGCCCGGGCACCGATGACGAGCACTACGTCGGCTTCGCGGAAGGCCATGGAGCGGGCGGCCGGAAACGCGCGCTGGTGATCTTCGGGCACCACACCCCGGCCCTGCGGGGTGGTATAGAACGGAATGCCCGTGGTCTCGACGAATTGCCGCAGCTCCTGGCTGGCGTCGGCCCACAGCACGCCGCTGCCGGTGACGATGATCGGCTTGGCAGCCTGCCGCAGCAGTTCGACCGCCCGCCGGATCAGGGCTGGGTCGCCGGCCGGCCGACTCTCGACCCGGTACTGTTGCGGCCAGTACAGGCTGTCCTCCTCCACCTTGCCGGCCAGGATGTCGCCGGGCAGATCCAGGTAGACCGGCCCCTTCTTGCCGTCCATGGCCTCCCGAAAGGCGATGCTGACGTACTCTGGAATGCGCTGGACCATATCGACCCGGTAGGCGGCCTTGACCACCGGCTTCATCATCGCCAGCTGGTCCATCTCCTGGAACGCGTCCAGGGTGGTCGCCCGTATCGGCGCCGACCCCCCAATCGCCACAATCGGCGCGGCATCGGCCCAGGCGTTGGCCAGCCCGGTGACCGCGTTGGCCGTTCCCGGTCCCGACGGGGTAATACAAATGCCGGGTTTGCCGGTCACCCGGGCATAGGCGTGAGCCATCATGGCGGCGGCTTGTTCATGGCGTACATAAATGCCCTGCATGCCGTGGGTCAGGCACGAGGCGGCCGTTCCCGAGGTCGGGCCGCCCATCATGAAGAAAATGGTATCGACGCCCTCGTTCTTAAACGCTTGTCCGATGATCTGTTCGCCGCGGATGCTTGCCATTGTTCTCCTCCCTGCGAAGAAAGTGGATGATCTCTTTTTGCTGCGGTGCTTATCATCATGCCCTTTTTACTCGTGCCCCGTTTTCCCTCAGTCCGAAGCCAGAAGTCAAGGGACCTATGC is part of the Desulfurellaceae bacterium genome and encodes:
- a CDS encoding phosphatase PAP2 family protein produces the protein MTPQFATRFSLVCLGLAVCELVCLPWLISLDATAYRWMQTLRSCRADYLASLLKHLPLAGLLILGGVPVAVLYLRRQWAEAWRASWLIGGGLFLCELLKTGLERARPSVLTPSLVGNSFPSGHVSAALLMSGVFIFLAWRSDWRPWLRHGGTGLCVVLSALIVWQRVYFGHHWLLDVVGTVLLGGAWLSFGLSRPARLPISRSALVWSVGLLACYPIVLLFPHTNLSLPSARTAETAAVARISFGVAKQHVGLAGAWGARGREPAGPITWMKRGEAGLSLSLPQPGTYLLRFAARPFVHARTETCYPLSVLINGQLVGRQLLYRGWREYELWLDPAWVVAGENELVFRVGPDFPPAGPEQQTVAFRSVRIAHP
- a CDS encoding DUF493 domain-containing protein produces the protein MKPEIRYPCQWYYKIIGADRQRILDTVPTLFEHCDYHLSESNRSRTGKYTSFHFSLQVHSEEERNVIFSALKSIPTVKIVF
- a CDS encoding thiamine pyrophosphate-binding protein, producing MASIRGEQIIGQAFKNEGVDTIFFMMGGPTSGTAASCLTHGMQGIYVRHEQAAAMMAHAYARVTGKPGICITPSGPGTANAVTGLANAWADAAPIVAIGGSAPIRATTLDAFQEMDQLAMMKPVVKAAYRVDMVQRIPEYVSIAFREAMDGKKGPVYLDLPGDILAGKVEEDSLYWPQQYRVESRPAGDPALIRRAVELLRQAAKPIIVTGSGVLWADASQELRQFVETTGIPFYTTPQGRGVVPEDHQRAFPAARSMAFREADVVLVIGARANSMLSFLRAPRFSAEAKFINVNLDGRSIGHNRGVEVGIIGDAKLVLQQLIEEAAGKFDGTQETAWVAQLSAKQHSNEERSAPLLHSDAVPVHPLRLCQEVREVISRDTILVVDGHEILNFARQSIPIYDIGTSLNAGPHGCMGVGVPFGIGAKAAQPDKPVLVLSGDGAFGWNGMEMDSAIRHNLPIVVVVSNNAGFTSRQTGRATASGLGMGNVGRELGHQRYDKVVEALGGHGEFVENPDDIRAAIERAIASGKPALVNVCTDPEAQATTDMGFGGY